In Leisingera sp. NJS204, the DNA window ACCGGGATCGCGATGATGATCAGCTTCGGAATTTTCAGAGGCTGGCCAGCCGCGTCCTTGTGCTCGTTCAGGAACTGGATTTCGCCTTCGCCGGTGTCGCTGACCAGCGCTAGATCGCTGGTCTCGTACACCTGAAATTGGCGCGACATCTGCAGCAACTGGGTCAGCTGGCCATAGCGGCCTTCGATCTGCTGCGCCAGGCGCATGGCAGTCTGCAACGCAGGTGATGGTCGGTGGCTGCATGTCAGGCTTTGCGAGCAGGACGGATGGGCGTTGATGATGTGACCGCCCCCCGACGGCATCACTGTGCCAAGGTGGGCCTGCAACGATCCGCAAAGTAGAGCGGTCATGTCAGAGATTATCACGGTCGGGCTTGATCTGGGGCAGAATGTGTTTCAGGTCCACGGGACAAATGCAGCGGGGCAGCCTGTCCCGCGCAAGAAACTCGAAGCAGAGAGACCGCTGAAACCTAGGAAGCCGAAGCTGGAGGCAGGCGGAAGATTTGGCAGAAGCACCTGGCAATGCTGCGTCAAATCAACGGCCGCCGTTCGGGCGCGGTCAATTCGACCATCGCCACCTCGGCAAGCGCGGGCAGGTCCCTGATCTGCAGATTTCCATTCTGCCATTGTGCAAGTTTGCTGTCCCGCAGCGTTTTCAGCATCTTGTTCGTGTGTACCAAAGACAGGCCAAGCGCATCTGCCAGGTCCTGCTGGCGGTATGGCAGCGGCACTGTGTCCTTCACCTCCATGCCAACAGATTTGAGCCGCTCGTAAATCCGCACCAGTGCCCAGGAAATGCGCTGCGAAGCATCCCGCTGCCCCAGAGACGCAATGGTTTCGCCCAGGAAATGCTCCTCGACCGCGGCAATCCACGTCAAGTCGTATGCGCGCTCTGGCTGCCGCTGAAACAGCTCATACAACGCAGCGCGGCGGAACACGCACAGCGTCATCGGGGTGGCCGCTTCCACTGAATGCTTCATCTCTCCCATCAGGCTGGCCTGCAGACCGGCTATATCGCCGGGGAAAAGAAAATTGATCACTTGCCGGCGGCCATTTTCCAACGTCGTGTAGCGCGTGCCCATGCCGCTCAGCACTGTATAAAACTGCGGGCTGTTAGATCCTTCCAGCAGGATCGTCGTGCCTGCATCCACCGTTAGCTCTCCAGTTTTAAACTCCTGGGTAAAGATGACTTCTTCACGCGACATTGGTGTAAAAACGGGCCGCTTGCGCAGCGGGCAATTCTGGCAGGCGGTTGGTGACACGGGCCTTCCCCTTTCGCAGCTATGTCACAGTTTAATGCGCCTGAACCGGAAAAGTTCCAAAATGCTTGACTGTAGGGGGGAGCGGAAGCAATGGAAGAGCCCAATCAAGACAGGGCACATGTCTATCTGATCGTGTCCAGAAACTACCTGATCACTTGCGATATCTGCGATACCATTTCGGACTTTGACCCGGTGGCCGAAATCAGTGTGCAAAAGGGGCATGAATGCGCGCTGATGTCGATCACGCCATTCCGGCGGATTGCGGTGGCCTTTGTCGAAGCGGGATCCGAACAGGTTACCAGTCTCAAGATTGATCAGGCGGTTCAGGGACGCGGCGGGAGGCTGGTCCTATTGGGTGATGCTGCCGAAGACGAACTGGACGGGCATTCACCGCGCTTAAGATGGCCGGTGCTTGCCCGCCCAGTTTCCACCCGGATGATTCAGGCGCATCTGGCGCAGGAGCAGTGCAGGACGCGGAGCAATCGCGGTGTTGCCGGGCAAAGATAGGGATTGCAGCAGAATTGCCGAAGTCCGTGAATGTTGATGGCTGTTGCACTGGAAGCGCGTGTTAAAGTGCACATGAATGCCTGGGTCGTCTGGTCACTCTTTCCCGGAATTTCTCCCGTTTTTTGCATACTTGAGACTATAAGCTGCGTGTTTCAGATTGACCGGCCTATTTATTTTGCGAT includes these proteins:
- a CDS encoding DUF2303 family protein, with amino-acid sequence MRLAQQIEGRYGQLTQLLQMSRQFQVYETSDLALVSDTGEGEIQFLNEHKDAAGQPLKIPKLIIIAIPVFMGGAAYRMPVRLRYRKAGSTVKFLLVRLQPGKSL
- a CDS encoding Crp/Fnr family transcriptional regulator, whose product is MSPTACQNCPLRKRPVFTPMSREEVIFTQEFKTGELTVDAGTTILLEGSNSPQFYTVLSGMGTRYTTLENGRRQVINFLFPGDIAGLQASLMGEMKHSVEAATPMTLCVFRRAALYELFQRQPERAYDLTWIAAVEEHFLGETIASLGQRDASQRISWALVRIYERLKSVGMEVKDTVPLPYRQQDLADALGLSLVHTNKMLKTLRDSKLAQWQNGNLQIRDLPALAEVAMVELTAPERRPLI